The genome window ATTTTTTTTATAATCTATTCATTGTTTAAAATTAATAAAAGAAGAGGGTATATACCATTTGTATCTATTAAAAGTATTTGGAAAAGAAATAGAATTCAAAAAAATATATCAATAATTTCATTAGGATCTCATCCAGAATGGAAGATGCCTGTGGATTATACGTCTAGTTTATCCGATAATCAGGTCATATCTATACTTGATTGGCCAAGTGAAATTACTGAAAGGTCATCTTTTGATGATCATTTTAATAAAGCAATGGAACTATTTGCTTTTAATATAAGTCATGTAGTTCTAGCTACAGATGGAAATAAATTTATCCTATACAATTTCAATCTAGCACATCCTGTTTATAGACTGAATGATAGAGAGGTTAAAGGAGCGCTTTTATGGGCTCTAATTCCAAAGTTAGCGGCCCCGATAATGCCACCAACACTAAGGGATTTTAAAATTGATAACAATTCTTTTTCTGTAGTAGGGAATAATCAAGAAGAACATATTAATGATTTAGTAAACGGATCAAAAAAATTTTCAAAAACAAACCTATATCCTACTGGTAAGAAAGTAGATGATCTACCGTTTAGAAATGAATTTTATAAATGGATTGGAAAATTACATCTAGATCACAGAAGTGGAATGAGTTATGGTTTTTTGGCAAAACAGTTACCTATAAAGTTGAAAAACCCTGAAAAAATTAACAAAGAACCCATAGAAAAAATTTATAAAGACGAAGATGGTTATTACCACGTTTATTTGAATATTAAAAATGAATGGTTTGATGTTACTGTTCCGGATGTGTGGGTTTTAACACAAAGATCGGGTTCAGATAAAACTAAAATGGATCCGAAGAGCGATATTATTAAAATTGGTCTAGTGAAAGGTGAGAAGATAATTCAATTTCCTAAGAATGGTTTTAACTATAAAGAATCAAGACCATCGTTTGATACGAATGTAATTATTGCTCACGCTGTTGGTAACGGTATTATTGCAAATTTATTACTCGGATTAGATAAAAGTTCTTATTTTTGTAAACAAGCATATAAAGGTGGTTTTTCCATCAGTCATTGGCATGGTTATTGGAATAAAAATAAAGTACCAAAAGGTTTACATATGCATGGAATGCAAAATCCACATGTATCTTGTTCATCTCCGCAGTCTGCAATTTACGCACTTCAAGGTAAATTACAAACATTTATTAAAGCTTATGAAAATGGAGAAGAATACAAGGGTGACATCCATATAGAACCTCATCATGGAAGCAATGTAACATTCGAGTCAGTTACCGACCTTGCAGATATTATTTCCGAAGACCTAGAAATTACAAAATTGGGAAATCAATATTTAATAGATTATACTGTATAATAATATGTAGTGAGAAATTATGGAGATTTACTTCAACTACTATAGCATATCCCTATTAATAGGAGCTTTTACTGCGTTATTGTCGGGCGTAATTGTATACATAAATGACAGAAAAAGATTGGAGAACCAGGCTTGGTTGGGTTTGACAATGAGCACAGCTTTATGGAGCACTTTTTATTTCTTGATGATAGTTTCCGTAGACAAACAGTTTGCTTTAGTAAGTAATATTATTTTACATGTAGGAGCTATTTTAATTCCTTTATTTTATTTACTTTTAGTAATTTTTATTACAAATACATATAAAAAACACAGACCTATTTTTTTAACAGCAGTAGTTGTCGGATTCCTATTTTTAATAATAAATCCTACTGAGTTATTTATTCGCGATGTAGTACCGAAATTTGTTTTTAATTTTGCTCCAGACGCAGGGCCTTTATATTTTATATTTTTTCTATATTTTTCTTTATTAGTAATTTACGGATTAGTTATAATCGCCCGAACTTATGCTAAAGAAAATGTAGAAATAGAAAAGCAAAAGCTAAAATACGTTTTTATATTTACCATAGCCGCTGTTATAGGAGGAGGTAGTGTGTTCTTTTTAACATTTAATATTAATGTACCACCATACCCACTCATTCTTTTTTCATTATATCCAGCGATAAGCGGTTACGCCATTTATAGATACCAGTTGTTCAATACAAAGCTTGTTGCTACACAATTGTTTACATTCATACTATGGATATTTATTCTAATTAGAATTCTATTTGCACAAAATACAGTCGACCAGATTTTCAACAGTACACTTTTATTACTTTCGGTAATATTTGGTTTATTAATAATCAAAAGTGTCATGCAAGAGATTGAATCTCGTGAGCGAATAGAAAAATTGGCAGAAGAATTGCGGGGCGCGAATGCAAAACTACACAGGGTAAACATGCTTAAAACGGAGTTTGTGTCGGTTGCTACTCATCAGCTGCGAAGTCCTTTAACTGCGATAAAAGGATATACGTCGATGATACTAGAAGATACCTACGGTAAGGTTCCAAAGAAACTAAAGGAACCCCTCGAGAGAGTTTTTCGATCTACAGAATCTCTAACTCAAGTCGTGCAAGACTTTTTGGATGTTTCTCGCATTGAACAAGGTAGTATGAATTATAATTTTGCCGCATTTGATTTTAAGGATCTTGTCACCGAAGTTGTAGAGGATCAAAAGCCCAACATTGAGAAATCTGGTCTTGAGGTTACGTTTGAAAAAGAAGAACACCCTGAAGAGAAGAACTATATCTTGCGCGGAGATAGACTGAAATTCAAACAGGTAATAACCAATTTGATCGATAACGCGATCAAGTATACTAAAGAAGGCTTTATACGCATTTCATTAAGAAACAAAGATGGAAAAATACGTTTAGAGGTAGCTGATAGTGGAATGGGCATAAACGAGAAAACACTAAAAACTCTGTTCAAAAAATTTCATCGAGCCGACAACGCAGACGAAGTAAATGTTCAAGGAACAGGACTCGGTCTATATATCGCAAAACAGATCGTAGAAACACACAATGGCAAGATCTGGGCTGAATCAGACGGACTCGGCGAGGGCTCAACCTTTATAATAGAGCTTGATAATAATTAAAATTCGTTGTATTTTAACTAAGACGGACAAGGTTTGTATGGATTATTCTGAGAAAATTAATAGAGCCATAGAGAAAGCCGCTCTATTACACAAAAACCAAGAGCGTCTGACTCCCGAGCGAATTCCGTATATCGCTCATATTTTTTGGTGTATATTCAGTTGTCTAAATACACCAACGATGAAGATGTGTTGGTAGCGGGTATACTTCACGACGTAATAGAAGACACCGAGTATAATCTTGAGGAACTCGAAAATGATTTTGGAGAGAATGTGTCTCGTATGGTTTACGGTGTTACAGAGCCAAAATTCGATAACGCGGGTAATAAGCTGTCGTGGAAGACAAGAAAGCAAGCCTATCTTGAAAATCTCAAAGAAGATTCAGAAGGGAGCATGCTTATTTGTGTAGCAGATAAAATATGTAATCTGCGTTCTCTTGCAAAAGATCATAGCGTTTACGATGAAGATCTGTGGGAAATGTTGACCGCAAGTTACGAGTACAAGATGTGGTACCACAAGCAAGTTGTAGAAATACTTGAAAATAGGATTAGTAACAAAGTGGCTCTCTATGATCTCAAACACACCTTGGATAACACAAAAGTTGAGATAGAAGGGCAGGAAAATAGTGAAAAATATTATGGTTTTAATAGATATCCGCGCTTTGTAGTAAACGCTCTAAATTCGTTGCGCCTAAGCGATTTGTTTGCTAGAATCCTCAGGTATGGAAAAAGAAACACCACAAATTAACAAGGCCGCCGTAGAAGACCTATTCAAGGTTGGCGCGCACTATGGATACGTAAAACGATTGCGTCATCCTTCAGTTATGCCCTTTTTGTTTGGTACAAAGAATAATATAGAGATATTTGATCTAGAGAAAACGTACCAAGCTCTCGAAGAAGCTAAATCATATGTTTCTGGGTTAGCCCAGAAAGGCAAAATGATCTTATTTGTATCCGGCAAAGCTGAAGGAAAGGAAGCGATAAAGAAAGCGGCTGAGTCGATTCAGATGCCGTATGTAAACGGGCGCTGGAAAGGTGGTACTCTTACTAACTTTGAAGAAATTCGAAAAAGAGTTAAAAAACTTGAAGAATTAGTAGAAAAAAGGGAAGCTGGTGAGCTGGGAAAATATACTAAAAAAGAAAGGCTACTTATAGATCGTGAAATTAATTCTCTCGAAGAAGGGTTTGCGGGTCTGACTCAGATGACACGACTACCCGATGCGATTTATATAGTAGATGTGGCTCACGAGGAAATCGCATTGAGTGAAGCTAGAACGCTTGGTATTCCAGTAATTAGTCTTTCAAATTCAGACTGCGATTTCTCAAAAATTGACTATCCGATTCCGGGTAACGACGCTAATTTGCACAGCATTACTTACTTCACAAGTCAGATAGCTGAAGCGTATAAACAAGCTCAGTAGAATTATAATTTAACTGTTTATTAAGAAGAGATTTTATGGCGACAACTGAGGAAATAAAAACATTACGAGAAAAGACGGGTATTTCTGTGATGCAATGCAAAAAAGCCCTTGAAGAGGCAGGAGGAGACATGGATAAAGCCCTTATAATTCTCACAAAGAAGTCTGGTGATATAGTCTCAAAAAAGAGCGATAGAGAGCTCGGAGCAGGAGTTATAAAGGCGTATATACACGGAGGAGGAACTGTTGGAGCAATGGTGGAGCTTGATTCCGAGACTGACTTTGTCGCTAAACACGAAGATTTTGGCAAACTGGCATATGACATAGCAATGCATATAGCTGCCCAAAAGCCCACTTATCTCTCCCGAGAAGACGTGAAAGATGAAGATCTGGTAAAGGCAAAAGAGGTGTTCCAAGAAGAAGTGAAGGACAAACCTGAAGAGATGCAAGAAAAGATCCTTGAAGGCAAGATAGATTCATACCTAAAAGAAAGGATATTGTTAGAGCAACCCTTTATCAAGGATATGGAAAAGACAGTCGGTGATCTTGTGAGTGAAGCTACGCAAAAATTCGGTGAAAAGGTAAAAATTGCCCGATACGAATGCTTTACGGTTCTTGGTGAATAATTTATAATCGCTTTGAAATAGCGCGCCACCTTAGCTCAGTTGGATAAAACAGAAACTGCTTTCTGTTTTATCCGGTCCCGAACGCAGAGAGGGAACTTCCGTTGTTGAGCGCAGCGAAACAGGAAGTAGGAGGAAGAGTTTACTCTAGCGACTGAGCGAATGTGATAAAATGTCCTAAGAAATATTGCATTAAACGGTTCGTACGATTAGAGTCAGAGTTGTGCCACCTTAGCTCAGTTGGTAGAGCATTCGCTTTGTAAGCGAGCGGTCGTCAGTTCGAGTCTGACAGGTGGCTCACGTAGTGAGGCAACAGAAAAAGCTCATTTATGAGCTTTTGTTCAGACGAGAAAAGTTTGAGCATGTCGTGCGGAGCGCAGCGAGCACGACGCGAAAACTATACAGAATCTGTAGGATTCGAGTCTGACAGGTGGCTCCAAAAGCCAAGTAAGATCATAAAAATAAACGCTTCAATCTATAGATTGAAGCGTTTATTTCGTCTGAATATACGTTCAATCATAAATATACATTTATTTTTTTGCTTGTTTTGTATATAATCGTTAGGTATGCAAGAAAATGAGCATAATACAAAAGGACATCTCCATCCTTTTACTATCCTTTCGCGCAAATCTATAGATATATTAACAAAACTCGGTTTTGAAGTAGCTAGCGGACCAGAATTGGAATCCGAAGAATACAACTTTGACAAACTGAATGTGCCCAAAGATCATCCCTCGCGCGATATGCAAGATACTTTTTGGATCAAAGGAAGACCGGATCATGTTCTGCGTACTCACACATCTCCTGTGCAGGTTCGTTACATGCTTGAAAACGATCCGCCGTTGAAAGCGATCACTATCGGTAGGGTTTATAGGAACGAGGCGACTGACGCGACGCACGAGGCTCAGTTTTACCAACTGGAGGGTCTGAGCGTGGCTGAAGGAGTAACTCTGGCGGATTTAAAGGCAACACTGAAATACTTTTTTGGCGAGCTCTTTGGTAATGATACAGAGGTGCGATTTCGTCCCAGCTTCTTTCCGTTTGTGGAACCGGGAGTAGAAGTAGATGTACGTTGTTTTAAATGTGTTGGTGCGGGCTG of Candidatus Campbellbacteria bacterium contains these proteins:
- the rpsB gene encoding 30S ribosomal protein S2; its protein translation is MEKETPQINKAAVEDLFKVGAHYGYVKRLRHPSVMPFLFGTKNNIEIFDLEKTYQALEEAKSYVSGLAQKGKMILFVSGKAEGKEAIKKAAESIQMPYVNGRWKGGTLTNFEEIRKRVKKLEELVEKREAGELGKYTKKERLLIDREINSLEEGFAGLTQMTRLPDAIYIVDVAHEEIALSEARTLGIPVISLSNSDCDFSKIDYPIPGNDANLHSITYFTSQIAEAYKQAQ
- the tsf gene encoding elongation factor Ts (EF-Ts; functions during elongation stage of protein translation; forms a dimer; associates with EF-Tu-GDP complex and promotes exchange of GDP to GTP resulting in regeneration of the active form of EF-Tu), producing the protein MATTEEIKTLREKTGISVMQCKKALEEAGGDMDKALIILTKKSGDIVSKKSDRELGAGVIKAYIHGGGTVGAMVELDSETDFVAKHEDFGKLAYDIAMHIAAQKPTYLSREDVKDEDLVKAKEVFQEEVKDKPEEMQEKILEGKIDSYLKERILLEQPFIKDMEKTVGDLVSEATQKFGEKVKIARYECFTVLGE
- a CDS encoding HD domain-containing protein, which encodes MSKYTNDEDVLVAGILHDVIEDTEYNLEELENDFGENVSRMVYGVTEPKFDNAGNKLSWKTRKQAYLENLKEDSEGSMLICVADKICNLRSLAKDHSVYDEDLWEMLTASYEYKMWYHKQVVEILENRISNKVALYDLKHTLDNTKVEIEGQENSEKYYGFNRYPRFVVNALNSLRLSDLFARILRYGKRNTTN
- the pheS gene encoding phenylalanine--tRNA ligase subunit alpha — protein: MQENEHNTKGHLHPFTILSRKSIDILTKLGFEVASGPELESEEYNFDKLNVPKDHPSRDMQDTFWIKGRPDHVLRTHTSPVQVRYMLENDPPLKAITIGRVYRNEATDATHEAQFYQLEGLSVAEGVTLADLKATLKYFFGELFGNDTEVRFRPSFFPFVEPGVEVDVRCFKCVGAGCGLCKHTGWIEIMGAGMVHPNVLEASGVDSSKYTGFAFGAGFDRIASSIFQVPDIRLFYSADLRFINQF
- a CDS encoding HAMP domain-containing sensor histidine kinase, with protein sequence MQEIESRERIEKLAEELRGANAKLHRVNMLKTEFVSVATHQLRSPLTAIKGYTSMILEDTYGKVPKKLKEPLERVFRSTESLTQVVQDFLDVSRIEQGSMNYNFAAFDFKDLVTEVVEDQKPNIEKSGLEVTFEKEEHPEEKNYILRGDRLKFKQVITNLIDNAIKYTKEGFIRISLRNKDGKIRLEVADSGMGINEKTLKTLFKKFHRADNADEVNVQGTGLGLYIAKQIVETHNGKIWAESDGLGEGSTFIIELDNN